The sequence tggattagcaaagagtaaactatgcatttaacttggtttaacaaatacaatttctcatagaaaaatttgaacttttttatgagtataaatacttttatcatgtagatcatgttacaaggaagccaaaaaaaattgtttcacttgatttgaagctcagatgaattagttattgattttacaaggttgagcccttttttgggttttttttgaACTACGctaaaattcgataaaaccgctcgataaatcaagaaacttgagcggttaccgacccaaaccactcggtaaccgaccaattcaaaaatgcgagaaaatcgctcggtaaccgacccaaaccgctcggtaaccgaccaaaacagagcggttaccgaacagctaaaatcgcgattttttttttcaaaattcaaattttgccaaatgaattttctccggatttttttgaatttttgaccggtaaccgcggttatcgcgcatttttgGTTATCGCCGGAGATCAGGTAACGTAAACCCTGGCTTAGATacaaagagataaaaaaatataacaacATGAAGTTCAACATAGCTGACAGGACGTATTAAAGTCTACACTAATTATATTACAATATAAGTAATTTATTCTTCAGCATGTAACCACATACTTGATAATACTTACTGAAACCTAGAATACTTGTTGGTTGCCAGAAGTGATAGTTGTCATCGTTACGATTAAAAGTATGCTAAATTTTGTAATATCAGCTCGCTAACATGAATACATCTCTCCCTTTGAAAACACTACCTCGTTACAATCTTACAATATCATTGagtttatatgtatgtatgtatgtatgtattttctCCAGTACATCCACCCCTAATTAAAATCTAGAAGATTGAAGGGAGACAACAGTTGCTAGATCATGGTAACATGACAAAGGGTCAAATAGGCAGCAACTTACAATAACCATTCTTAACATAAAACAGAAGCAGGTATGGAGAGTAACATTAACATTGGAACTTTTGATGACAGCGTGAAGAATAGGGCATTTCTTAGtggaaaaaacaaaacaaaagaaacccattGCTATTGCCCATCTTTGTTGGTAACTGCTTATGCATCCACTAAATTGAAAAAATTCCTGAACTTTTCGATTGTattgctttttagatgcaataATTGGGTCATCTTTAGCCCTTTTCCTAACTATCTACTGCTTCCAGCTGAAAAGCAAAAATCAGAAAAGAGTTCCATTAAATTCTGTATTGAAACATTGCGTTGTTATTCTGAGTGTGAAAAACCAAATGAACATATGCATAATTGTACTACAGTCAGTCAATCACTAACAGTTGTGTCAAAAGCGTGCTCTTTTcgtacccaaaaaaaaaaaaatccaatttaaCAGGGAACATAAAGAGACAAAGCCAGTTGGAATTTGTGGTGTGGATATAATCAGAACataacaacattaattttccaGCTTGGAGATTTATCATTATGAGTGATGACTGATAATGTTCCTAGAAATTCTTTTTCTGGAGAACATAAATGGAAAATGTTTTAAACACAGCAATATAAGTGGATACAAACAACTGCGGTATTCCCCTTTTCGACAGTTTGAACTATTCGGTATTCCATAAACCTTCGAGAACAAACATTTTAGTCAAATGAATCGACATTTCTCAGTTCTTATAAAACTGTCTTCACATGAATTTCAGTTGGAGCAAGCATCTGAAGTGTTGTTCACACAGGAATATGAATGACAAACAAATAAAGCAACTGTAGCAGCATGCTTTCCAAATGCAAAAGCACCAGGAATATCAGTAAACTCAGTTTTCCCCTTTTACAAAATCAATAGCAGGTGCAAGCAATAGTTGATTATATTAGGAGTgggagcgacaacccaaaatATGAACCTGTGAGAATGGACATTTTTGTGCACATCATTACTACAAAATTTCTGTAAACTACTTTTTCTTCAACGAGCATGGAGCAACAAACAATATTCAATCAAAATATATAGTGGATCATCACCTGAAAGTTATTCTTAATAGCTGGAGCTATGGACAGCAACTGTTAACTATACTACAAAATACTCCTAGTGTTTGATATATGTTTAGCAAGATTGACAAATCCAGCTTCAACAAGGGCCACATTTTCACTCACATATGCATGATCTAGAGGTTTTCCAGCCACAACCTCTGGGCCCCCTCAATGCATTTTAAGAGCTCTAATTGTGGCCACAATAATAGCAGATTGTGGCACCAATCCACTATACCTACACTATATATCCATGAACTTCTCAGTTCCAATATCAGCACCAAAACCTGACTCTGTAACAACAAAGCCGCCCTTTCCAACCAACTTTAAAGCAATCTTATTAGCATGCCAATCGAGTGGTCGATAATCGTCGACAATTTCCGATAAAGTTATGCTATGCAATGACCATGTAATGAACTCAGGGTCAATTTCGAGCCTTGCAAAACGTCTAAATTCATCTGGTGTAAGCTCATTAGGGTCTGTCTTTGAAATGCCAAGCTTCATCAGACATCTGAGCGAGTGAGCATTACATCAGCAAAGCGCCTCTTGCCTTCTTTGTTTGGTGGACACAACCTGTTGAACAGTGCTTTGTCTGACTGAGAATTTTCATGGAAGATCCTTGTATCAATAGCAGCAGCCAGAAGATTGTTTGCAGCTGTAATTGCATGGATATCGCCAGTCAGATGAAGATTGAACTCATCCATGGGTATAACTTGGCTGTAGCCACCTCCAGCTGCACCTCCCTTGATTCCAAAGGTAGGCCGTTGCAATGGGTGACGGAGGCCAGTGATAACCTATAACAACAGTAATACATCAATACATGAAACGATTTCTGCATGCTCTGGAATGGATAGTTTGAAGTTGTTTTATCACAACATATGGTTGTCTTCGATACTTAAAATATTATGGCAACATAAGAAAGTTGCAGACTATCAACTGCACAAAAAGTAAATAATGGACCCAAGGTTTACACAAAACAGATAAGCGGGCCAATGTACGAGTATATGCTTATACAAATGATGGACAACACAGTGTGAAAATGATTTTTAAAGGTGTAGATAGCTGGAAGGAACTTAGCGCATAGAATAGGTTCCGAAAGAGAATTAGTGGATATGAGTCATGGTGTGCAAATACATGTACATAAAGATGTAGCTCAACAATCTGAAAAATTGCAGTCCTACAGAGCACTTGAAAGTGAAACAACATATTTGACAGATCTTTTCACCTGAAGCACTTGTACCGATCCTTATGTAACTTACTATATTTTTTCCTAGATAAATCACACAGAATATCTAAATCCTACTTGGATCAAGATTGACTGACTGTTTCATGTTTTTCAACAAAGATTGCTCAACAAAACCCCACCATTGCAACCATATCAATCTAACTAAATGATAAATACCGATTGCCATAAAGAAAAAGGCAGCTAGTATAACCAATGTAAATGCATCATTATTCACTACCCAAGTGGCAGCAACATGGTTGCATTCTACAGTACAGCCCAAGATTGCATCAAACAGTTTCAATTTCTTACAAGATCTATAGTTCCAAACAGCTTGCAAGTTTCTACCATGGCACATTAAAGTCGAATTCATCAACCGACAGGAGCACTCCGACAAACAAATCAGCACTCACAGATTGCTCCAATCAAGAAACTCTCATCGATAAAGGAACTATCGGACAAATAGAGTTGCACTAAAATCCTCACCTGTTTTATCAAGGAACGCCCCCAGAGCCTGGCACAGGCCGACGGTGGTGGTCGACTTGCCCTCCCCGAGTGGCGTCGGCGTGATGCCGGCATGCCGCCCACCACGACATAGTACCCGTCTTGCTGCCCCTTAAGCAGTCACCACGACGTATCCTCCGCCGCGCGCGCTCGCAGCAGACTCCGGGCTGCCAGCGTGTCTCGAGCAGTGCGAGGGACGTCAACCCGGCGGAGAGCGCGGCCTCCAGCACCCGGAGCTCCTCATCCCCAAACCTACAGTGCAGAGATGGAGACGGAAGATGGAGTGGAAAGTTATATAAGCCCGTGGCAGCTGATCGGCCCGGGCGTACCTGTGGTTGGAGAGGCGGGAGGCAAAGAGGGAGATGGACTTGGGAATAGCAGCGTCGTCCTCATGCAGCGCCAGAGCAAGGTTTGATGTGGCCCCATTTCAAATCGTGGAGATCGAATTTCAGTTCCCATTCCGCTTGAACGAAAAAACATAAAGGCCGAATGCAACTGCTTCCCAGCACAGGATCACTGGATCAAGCTCAATTGGACAGCGCAAATCAAATCTAAGCCAGAAACCGGATTCCATTGCCGTCGTTACACCCTCGTCGCCAATAGTCTGCATTCTCTCCTGGACTGCCGGCGTCTACGCGTGGGTGGCACGACCATCTAATCCACCGCATCAGAGTTCCGGGGCTGAGATATCAGTGGGTAGCAGTCTAACTCACCTTATAAGGTATCCTCCTCGCGGCGGGAAGGCGAattggcggcagcggcggctgcCGGTGGCGAGGAGGGATGGCGGGCGGTGGGGAAGGGAGGAGATCGTAGCGGCGGCCTTGCAGGCGTACGCGCCGGGGACCGGGGCGGGAGCAGCCGCGGCGTAGCCCGTGCGGTCATCGGCGGACTGGCACGGgcagcggaagaggaggaggatggggaaGGAGAAGATATCTCGCAATGCGGAATGCTCTAGAGAGAGCTGGGCCTCTTTGGGAGGCGAGGGCGGGGTGTAGACCaacggtctctctctctctctctctctctctctctctctcatatatatatatgtgtgtgtcacGTCCAAAGTCTGTTTACAGCCGAACCTCCATTTGAGGCAGGCTCGCATGTGCTTTAGTATTCAACTTATATACTTTGCTTTATATAAAAGGCTAGCTAGAAAATAATAGGTAAATTTGGGAATTTAGACATATATGCGATCGTATTtgcgaaattagacaacatgttgacgtatttgtaaatctagcactcgtattcggtaactcAAAATCCGAAATTTGGATTTCGGTAACTAAAATTCCGAAAACAACCCGGGCccactgtattcggcaactgaggtgccgaatacggcactccgtattcggcacctcagttgccgaatacacccGGCCACCCATCGCATCCTCCTTTTTGCCGCGTCACATCAATCATTTTCACATCACGTTATTCTTTTTTCCATCCCGTGATACGTTTGGCCGGTGAATTattgatgcatgcatgttttggCACGGCCCGCGGAGAGATCAATAAATGGAGGTCGCTAGAGGAGAAGAGAGtagcagcagagcagagaagggagcAGCAGAGGAGGAATGCAAGGTGCGGCAGAGGACCAGCAGCTCGAGTATAGaaagcagcagaagaggagcaacgcgagcagcagcagcggcagtttAATACTTCGAGAGCACTCACTTTCGTACCGGTTAGTTATTAGATTACCTatttaatacttaggttagtaatagtatttagagtaattagcttatttggttagtcCGTTTCAAAGTAGATTAGTTCTTTCggaagtagattgtttaatccgttcaattacatttatttaattatattaatctgttgttcacctatttgttgaaccatgaagccttaaatcattatcatggctcataGTGGTCTTCCCGAGCTGCTTCTGCTATTCACGAGATAGCAGGTACCACatttatatgtgctatttcattgcTACGATAAATTTGAACTGACGTTGTACATGTATTGAATAACTCCTGCAGTTGGGTCCGTTGCGAGCTCGGAgtgtgcacaagattaaggagttggaccctcgatttcacgagccactcgcacgggcgggactactacctttcgctctcatgatggcaggagctcccatggagggcggtggtaggacacctctgccggcaattgatgaggcactgctcacaggtctcgtcgaccgtTGGCGTCCGGAGACGCATactttccactttccttttggtgagatggcagTAACActgagggacgtggccatgctgaccgggctgccaaTCAGGGGTGCCCCGTTAATAGTTTCGCGACCTGCAAGGGAGCAGTGGAAGGATTATGTTGCGGATAGGTAagtatttgttatgtaatgcacttcaaatattacaGTGTTATTAAAGCgtcattgaccatctgcatcttataggtttggtgtgcaatacgacgggaaagatgctggcctctccatgtcctgggttcatgggctcatacagttcggtccatgcccactggATGCAGATGAGACTACACTTATGCAatactatgaggtgtacttatacgtcctgctcggaggcatcatgttctgcaacacggcaggcgattatgtcgtcccacatattgtatggttagcagctCACCGCGCGTCACATCCTTATAAgcctacatcttacagttggggatcagcagtgttggctgcaacctatagaggattgtgtgatgcaacccagcgaacAAAGAGGAAGGTAACTATTACAGGGTGTTTACAtctcttacagctatggagttgggagtacctcccagtttccagaccttgggtgctcaTGTGCTACTACCTAGTCCACATCTCTGATGGtattgcagatgacataaggccaacgatggggtatcggtggattcatgccagactaagatggagtcagcagcaagatcatggtaactactccaggGTGATAAGTGACCTGGACGTCCTCAGCGCTGATCTAGTGgattgggatccatggcgtatggcacgagtaaaAGAAATTGCCGATGGTGGACTCCTGGCATCCTCTTGTAGCCGTGACGCAGACTTATGGTTGaccacatgcttcttgttgtacatgaactgcgtggaagtatattctccagaacatgtacagaggcagttcgggtaccgacaggtggtgccagttCCAGCACCACGAGACGCCggacgggcgcacgagtaagtgtgttattgtatgttgccttagtaaattggttatccatgttaacaaattataactgtttatgtcacgtacaggaggagctCAAAGTGGGGCGGCAGCACGCAAGACTGGGCATCCAAGAATGCTGAGTACATACggaggtggacggagtcagcTGCGGTTGATGTCATCGTTACCgctggacaatacgacgagGCCACGTACTGGGACTACCTTGCTTGGTACCGTCCCCGCACGCGTGCCACTTTACTAAGCGGACCTGTACAGCcgggccccagacccttccccgaggatcgtgctCGCCTACTTCATGTCGTGGTAAGTGATACGTTACTTATAATGATTTTATTTGGAAAATCtatgtattactgacatgtctgtcatcttatacagactgaagaggCGTATGTGATGCATACGCAAGCGGATCAAGCCTGTGGGGAACCAACCGGGTCATCATCGCAGAGGGATCGTAACCCTCTCCGAGAGTACATGAGGACTAGAGGATCCCGCCTCCTAAACGCTATATGTGGTCTAGGTGGGTGTGCCCCGCAATGGAGGGGGTACGACCAACCtgccatggacccgtcccgtgcctcccacagcaggcgctcatCCAGTGCCCGTGATGAACCTGTCCGGTCACATTCACAACATAGATCTTCAGCTTCGGCGCGTCATGTGTC is a genomic window of Phragmites australis chromosome 24, lpPhrAust1.1, whole genome shotgun sequence containing:
- the LOC133907676 gene encoding formate--tetrahydrofolate ligase-like, encoding MPASRRRHSGRASRPPPSACARLWGRSLIKQVITGLRHPLQRPTFGIKGGAAGGGYSQVIPMDEFNLHLTGDIHAITAANNLLAAAIDTRIFHENSQSDKALFNRLCPPNKEGKRRFADVMLTRSDV